GAAGGCCGGCCTCGTGATCCTGAGGACCATCCCCGTCGAAGCAGTGAGGGACATAATAGCCGAGCTCGGACTTAACCTCGTCGCCGTTGATTCAGGCTTCGCGATACACGTCAAAAAGCCGTGGATAAACAAGGGGACTGGAATAGAAAAGGCCTGCGAGGTGCTCGGAATAGAGCCCGGAGAGGTCGCCCACATCGGGGACGGTGAGAACGACCTCGATGCCTTCCGTGTCGTTGGCTATCGCGTCGCCGTTGGTCAGGCACCGGAGGGTCTGAAAAGGGAGGCCGACTACGTGACGGAAAAGACCTACGGCGAGGGGGGAGCGGAGGGAATCCTCCACGTGCTGAGGAAGTTCGGTCATCTCGGTGAGGCCGATGAGGATACGCTTGGCGACCCTTAACGACGTTGGGGGAATAGTTGCACTCCACACTGCCGGTGAGAGGCTTAAAGGCGACATTTACGAGCGCTATACCATGGGCGGGCCATGGATGTCGGCTGAGACCTGTGCGATCCACCTCAACAACCTCCTCCTCGATGGCCAGCTCGTCGCCGTCGCCGAGCTAGACGGTGCCATCGTCGGCGAGGTCGAGGTTCTCTTTTCAGAGGAACCCATTGGTGGAAGGGTCAGGCGGATAGGGCATATCGACGTTATCGAGGTTCACCCGGACTACCGGGGCAGGGGCATAGGGAGGCTTCTGATGGAGTTCGTTGAGGAGGTTGCAGAGGAGCGGAAGGTTGAAATGCTGACGGTTCAGCCGGATAAAGATGCCGAGGGCTTCTACAGAAAGCTCGGCTTTAATCTTGAGGTTTTCAGGGGGACAACCGTGTGGGTTCCGGTGAGGGGAAGAGGAACCGTGGAGCCTTTGACGTTCGGCTGGGAGGATGTTAAAAATCTTGAACTGGTTGCTGGCAGATTTCAGAGCTCCTACAGCATGTTCTTCTCGGCATTCAAGGACAACATCGCCGGGATTCACTACACCGTCGAATCCGGGAAGAGCGGAGGCTCGTACTATGTGCTGAAGAATCTTCCCGGGAGAGAGGGTGTTGCGCTCGTACTCTGGGGCACGATGGAGGACTTGAAGGCCGTTCTCGGGAGGGCAAAGGTTCTCGGGTTTGAGCGGGTTCTGACGCTCTTGCCGGGTGACGTTGAGAGCTTCGGTGCTGAAAAGGTGGGAAAGATTAAGATGCTCGCGAAGGAGCTCACCTGAGGAACTCCATGGCGAGGGCAAC
This portion of the Thermococcus sp. genome encodes:
- a CDS encoding GNAT family N-acetyltransferase; its protein translation is MRIRLATLNDVGGIVALHTAGERLKGDIYERYTMGGPWMSAETCAIHLNNLLLDGQLVAVAELDGAIVGEVEVLFSEEPIGGRVRRIGHIDVIEVHPDYRGRGIGRLLMEFVEEVAEERKVEMLTVQPDKDAEGFYRKLGFNLEVFRGTTVWVPVRGRGTVEPLTFGWEDVKNLELVAGRFQSSYSMFFSAFKDNIAGIHYTVESGKSGGSYYVLKNLPGREGVALVLWGTMEDLKAVLGRAKVLGFERVLTLLPGDVESFGAEKVGKIKMLAKELT
- a CDS encoding phosphoglycolate phosphatase; protein product: MRIRAISLDVDGTITYPDRRMHEEALRAIRLAESLGVPVMLVTGNSVPFTEALAIMIGTSGPVVAEDGGALSIRDGRLRRRIYLTKMDEEWILWSEVKRRHPEAVMSFSMPERKAGLVILRTIPVEAVRDIIAELGLNLVAVDSGFAIHVKKPWINKGTGIEKACEVLGIEPGEVAHIGDGENDLDAFRVVGYRVAVGQAPEGLKREADYVTEKTYGEGGAEGILHVLRKFGHLGEADEDTLGDP